A single window of Arcobacter venerupis DNA harbors:
- a CDS encoding CvfB family protein yields MNKKQINEHIYVGELNTLAVNRVSEPGIYLISDDQTEVLLPNAYVTKSMEIGSFLDVFIYTDSEDRLVATTLKPYVYLYEFASLEIVDSMKFGSFVDIGLPKHILVPKNKQKGTYSIGNTKVLQLQLDERTNRLIASEKYDLLKEIKNLEKNAEVEIILYSKTPLGYKVIVNNSYDGMIYHTEIFENLKIGDKKRAYVKNIRDDNKIDISLQKIGEKPSGDKVFDVLVQNGGKLNFTYKSEVEDINKVFGLSKKAFKASLTKLISEDKIILEEDGIRVK; encoded by the coding sequence ATGAATAAAAAACAAATAAACGAACACATCTATGTGGGCGAGTTAAATACTCTTGCAGTTAATAGAGTTAGCGAACCTGGAATCTATCTAATTAGTGATGACCAAACAGAAGTTCTACTTCCAAATGCCTATGTTACAAAGTCTATGGAAATAGGCAGTTTTCTTGATGTATTTATATATACAGATAGTGAAGACAGACTGGTAGCAACTACGTTAAAACCTTATGTATATTTATATGAATTTGCCTCTTTAGAAATAGTTGATTCTATGAAATTTGGCTCTTTTGTGGATATTGGATTACCAAAACATATTTTAGTTCCTAAAAATAAACAAAAGGGAACTTACTCTATTGGAAATACAAAAGTTTTACAACTTCAACTTGACGAGAGAACAAATAGATTAATAGCTTCAGAAAAATATGATTTATTAAAAGAGATAAAAAATTTAGAAAAAAATGCTGAGGTTGAGATTATACTTTATTCAAAAACACCACTTGGATACAAAGTTATAGTAAATAACTCTTACGATGGAATGATTTATCACACAGAGATTTTCGAAAACCTAAAAATTGGTGATAAAAAAAGAGCATATGTAAAAAATATTAGAGATGATAATAAAATAGATATTTCACTTCAAAAGATTGGTGAAAAACCATCAGGAGATAAAGTTTTTGATGTGTTAGTTCAAAATGGTGGGAAATTGAATTTCACATACAAAAGTGAAGTTGAAGATATAAACAAAGTATTTGGACTTAGTAAAAAAGCTTTCAAAGCTTCATTGACAAAACTAATAAGTGAGGATAAAATTATCCTTGAAGAAGATGGTATTAGAGTTAAATAG
- a CDS encoding metal ABC transporter permease: MLEILQYDFIQNALIAGVLISIAAGIIGSLVVVNKITFLTGGIAHSSYGGIGLAIYLGIPVLFGATVFAVLTAVVIAIITLKNRTRIDAIIGMMWASGMAIGIIFVDLTPGYNVDLLSYLFGSIIAVSRDDLIYMSVLDVFIIGIIVYFYKQILAVSYDSEFASLRGINVKFFYTLILILAALCVVAAIKAVGLILVIALLTIPTYLAESFSTKLSTMMIISSILATIFTILGLLVSYAYDISSGASIILVAVVVLAIVKLFKR, translated from the coding sequence ATGTTAGAAATATTACAATATGATTTTATTCAAAATGCCTTAATTGCAGGAGTTCTAATCTCAATAGCAGCAGGAATAATAGGTTCTCTTGTTGTTGTAAATAAGATTACTTTTTTGACAGGTGGAATCGCTCATAGCTCTTATGGAGGAATTGGACTTGCTATTTATTTAGGTATTCCAGTTTTATTTGGAGCAACTGTTTTTGCAGTATTAACAGCCGTTGTAATTGCAATAATCACTCTAAAAAATAGAACTAGAATAGATGCTATCATTGGTATGATGTGGGCAAGTGGAATGGCGATTGGTATTATATTTGTGGATTTAACACCTGGATATAATGTGGATTTGTTATCATATCTTTTTGGTTCAATCATTGCCGTTTCAAGGGATGATTTGATTTATATGAGTGTTTTAGATGTTTTTATCATAGGAATTATTGTTTATTTTTATAAGCAGATTTTGGCAGTTTCTTATGATAGTGAATTTGCAAGTTTAAGAGGTATAAATGTAAAGTTCTTTTATACACTAATTTTAATTCTAGCAGCACTTTGTGTGGTGGCAGCTATTAAAGCTGTAGGATTGATTTTGGTAATTGCACTTCTAACAATTCCCACATATTTAGCCGAAAGTTTCTCAACAAAATTATCAACAATGATGATAATTAGCTCAATTTTAGCCACGATATTTACAATCTTAGGATTGCTTGTCTCTTATGCTTATGATATTAGTTCAGGTGCTAGTATTATTTTAGTAGCAGTTGTTGTTTTAGCAATTGTGAAACTTTTTAAAAGATAG
- a CDS encoding tetratricopeptide repeat protein encodes MLKKLLKITLFFFFGLQTLFAAAVNDGFVEYKNGNNEQAIEIFKKACENGASSGCYNLGLMYYNGTNVEQEYFKAAEAFSKACDGGHVNACYNLGYMYQNGFGVRLDSKKALSLYEKTCDAGLGASCYNIANMYTLADGVEQDTFKTVEYLTKACNLNHPKACYNLAVRYNNADGVEKNLARSSLLYEKSCGLGFSKACYNLGIMYLDEEYYVKNNQKASELFKKACDMNLSEACTAYDNLIKQAN; translated from the coding sequence ATGTTAAAAAAATTACTAAAAATCACACTGTTCTTTTTCTTTGGCTTACAAACTCTATTTGCAGCAGCTGTAAATGATGGATTTGTAGAATATAAAAATGGAAATAACGAACAAGCTATCGAAATATTTAAAAAAGCTTGCGAAAATGGTGCTTCTTCTGGATGTTATAATCTAGGACTCATGTATTATAATGGAACAAATGTTGAACAAGAATATTTTAAAGCAGCAGAAGCTTTCTCAAAAGCTTGTGATGGTGGACATGTTAATGCTTGTTACAACTTAGGATATATGTATCAAAATGGTTTTGGTGTTCGACTAGATTCTAAAAAAGCATTATCTTTATATGAAAAAACTTGTGATGCTGGATTGGGAGCTTCTTGTTATAATATAGCAAATATGTATACCCTTGCAGATGGAGTTGAACAGGATACTTTTAAAACGGTAGAATATCTTACAAAAGCTTGTAACTTAAATCATCCAAAAGCTTGTTATAACTTGGCAGTTAGATATAATAATGCAGATGGAGTTGAAAAAAATCTTGCAAGATCGTCTTTACTTTATGAGAAATCTTGTGGTTTAGGATTTTCAAAAGCTTGTTATAATCTAGGAATCATGTATTTAGATGAAGAATATTATGTGAAAAATAATCAAAAAGCATCTGAACTTTTCAAAAAAGCTTGTGATATGAACCTTAGTGAAGCTTGTACTGCTTACGATAATTTAATTAAACAAGCAAATTAA
- a CDS encoding NnrS family protein, which yields MLLLWYKKFSSQPHQPFFTSGILFFILFMVLFILSNLNILLLDTSILTYHAYSMVFVIFIQFFLGFLFVVFPRFLAQAEIKTEVYMKQFFLYFIASFGILLTLIFYSKITFIFEIMMLVAQIISFNLLYSIHKKSAVKIKEDTKWVLIAFLSGLIFHGLFIISNLDFFYSYEVSKLAINGGFYLFIFMIVFTISQRMIPFFTTAKAPDYKINKSENLLFLVFGFLVLKVVLLSFDNAKINIIADVPLFIIITKELIKWKLPIFKVPSIVWVLYLGLYWIPIALLISIIESFMASYDSNIVFEKAVIHTLALGYFITLLVGFGTRVILGHSGNIIHASNFATFIFIFVQLLTMLRIFTSFSLNFGFDYIFLINLTAILLIVGLCIWSSKYLTILIKGK from the coding sequence ATGTTGTTACTTTGGTATAAAAAGTTTTCTTCTCAACCACACCAACCATTTTTTACAAGTGGGATTCTATTTTTCATACTTTTTATGGTTTTATTTATTTTATCAAATTTAAATATTTTACTTTTAGATACTTCAATTTTGACTTATCATGCTTATAGTATGGTTTTTGTTATATTTATTCAGTTCTTTTTGGGATTTTTATTTGTTGTTTTTCCACGATTTTTAGCCCAAGCTGAGATAAAAACAGAAGTTTATATGAAACAATTTTTCTTATATTTTATCGCTTCTTTTGGAATTCTTTTAACTTTGATTTTTTATTCTAAAATCACTTTTATATTTGAAATTATGATGTTAGTAGCTCAAATTATTAGTTTTAATTTACTTTATTCAATTCACAAAAAAAGTGCTGTAAAAATAAAAGAAGATACAAAATGGGTTTTAATTGCATTTTTGTCTGGCCTTATTTTTCATGGTTTATTTATTATTTCAAATTTAGATTTTTTTTACTCTTATGAAGTTTCAAAACTTGCTATAAATGGTGGATTTTATCTATTTATTTTTATGATAGTTTTTACAATTTCACAAAGAATGATTCCTTTTTTTACAACTGCAAAGGCACCTGATTATAAGATAAATAAAAGTGAAAATCTTTTATTTCTAGTATTTGGTTTTTTAGTATTGAAAGTTGTTTTGCTATCTTTTGATAATGCAAAAATAAATATAATTGCAGATGTTCCTTTATTTATAATCATCACAAAAGAGTTAATAAAATGGAAACTTCCAATCTTTAAAGTTCCTTCAATTGTATGGGTTTTATATCTTGGACTTTATTGGATTCCAATAGCTTTATTAATCTCAATTATTGAGAGTTTTATGGCATCTTATGACTCTAATATTGTTTTTGAAAAAGCTGTTATTCATACTTTGGCTTTGGGATATTTTATAACTTTACTTGTAGGTTTTGGAACGAGGGTAATTTTGGGACATTCAGGAAATATAATCCATGCAAGTAACTTTGCCACGTTTATATTTATATTTGTTCAACTGTTGACGATGCTAAGAATATTCACTTCATTTAGTTTAAATTTCGGATTTGATTATATATTTTTGATAAATTTAACGGCAATTTTACTAATCGTTGGTTTATGTATATGGTCAAGTAAATATTTAACTATTTTAATCAAAGGAAAATAA
- the prx-suh gene encoding thiol peroxidase Prx-SUH: protein MATTKLKGNEVTLSGTEVKVGDIAPVVTVVAKDLSDVQIGGQKGKSQIVVVVPSLDTAVCAAETRKFNEAAAKIEDAEVIVVSMDLPFAMGRFCTTEGIENLTVGSDFRAKAFAKSYGVLISSGALAGVACRAVFVIDANGIISYKEICPEITEEPNYEAALAAANGVVASSGSCGTGCGCH from the coding sequence ATGGCAACAACAAAATTAAAAGGTAATGAAGTAACTTTAAGTGGTACAGAAGTAAAAGTAGGAGATATCGCTCCTGTAGTTACAGTTGTAGCAAAAGATTTATCTGATGTTCAAATTGGTGGACAAAAAGGAAAATCTCAAATCGTAGTTGTAGTTCCATCTTTAGATACAGCAGTATGTGCAGCTGAAACTAGAAAATTCAACGAAGCAGCAGCAAAAATTGAAGATGCAGAAGTAATCGTAGTTTCTATGGACTTACCATTTGCAATGGGAAGATTTTGTACAACTGAGGGAATCGAAAACTTAACTGTTGGTTCAGACTTCAGAGCAAAAGCTTTCGCTAAATCTTATGGAGTTTTAATCTCTTCAGGAGCATTAGCAGGTGTTGCTTGTAGAGCAGTATTTGTAATTGATGCAAATGGAATTATTTCTTACAAAGAAATTTGTCCAGAAATTACAGAAGAGCCAAATTATGAAGCAGCATTAGCAGCAGCTAATGGTGTTGTAGCATCATCTGGTTCTTGTGGAACTGGTTGCGGTTGCCACTAA